The nucleotide sequence AAGTTttcgtttttcaaaaaaaaaaaaaaaaaaaaaagaagaagaagacagATCACCTATTACAAATACACCAACATAGACACAACACCAGTGCAAGCTTACCATAACATCTTCGTTCATGATTGATTGCCCCTCTGGCCCGTTTTAATACAGTCTATAAAGTAATATGAAATTTTCCAACAGGCAGCTGCTGCCTTATTTGGGAAACGTTAAACTAGATTATCTTTACCTAGTTTGTTTTTCTAGATGTGAAACTAGATTGTGAAATAATCATTTATAACTCTTTTAGTGTTGTGTAATATATATAGATTTGATGGTAAGAAGTTGTTGGAGAAACTAAGAGGGAAGAGCATAATGTTTGTGGGAGACTCACTGAGCAAAAATCATTGGCTATCGTTGTTATGTATGATTCATTCATCCATGCCTTCTTTACCTTATGTTGTTAAAGTCTCCGGAGCCAATGGTATGACCACTTACAACTTTACGGTATGTAATAACATCACAAACTCAAACATTTGTATTTTAGAAatgataaatatatatagtttggtaTATCAATGCCATACTGTTTAGACTTGTTTGTCGTCCATACAAAAGAATTAAATAATAACGAAGAACGTAACAAATTTTTATCTAAATTATATGTGTATATTGATCAAAATGTACAACGAACTTAGATTCAATATGGAAGAGGATCTCAAATTATGTTATGAGATCAGATGTTTACACAAGGTAGATAGATAAATGATTATCTTTATTCAGACTTCATACTTTGCATTTGCGGGATTGAGTCAACAAGATGATTGATACTCCGTATGTGATATTAGATCATTAAAGTCAATGTTTTAAGCTCAAATATCGTTACTTGTTATTATAACTACTGTTATATGTATTTGGAAATGAGATTGTATGTGATAAAGATATGTTTATTTGTAGGATTACGGTGCTGAAGTGATATACCATCACAGCTTATATTTGGTAGATATTATCAAAGAGAAAAAGGGAAAGGTGTTAAAATTGGATTCGATTATAGACGGAAGGTTGTGGTCGGGTGCCAATTACCTTGTCTTTAACACGTGGCATTGGTGGACCCGCAGAGGTCCTACCCAACCGTACGTACTACTACTGATAAAAAAAATGCGACGAAAGGAAAATAGACTGTTTAATGAATTAAGTGAAAACTAAAAAAATTCAAACCGAATTTAAATTTCATTTTTGATTTGGTTTTGATTTACTTTATATGAATTtgaaatttgttttgttttgtttttttttaaattcgaTTAAACTGAAAATCAAATTCAACAAATAATATTAGATTATAACATATACTCCGTACCACAAACAGATTTTCAAAACCAAAATTCGAACTCAAAAatgtttttcttttaattatttggtTAAATTATGCTTTTTAAGTTTTTGTGTTTTTATCGGAACCTGGCCGAATTCAAATTCAGTTTTCAGTTCCATTTTACTTTTGGTTTTGAAATTTTAAATTCAGTTTCATTCCGATTTTCACGTTTTGCTTCCAAAAATTCAAAACCACACCAAATAAATCAAGGAAAATGAAAATCGAACCGATGAACACTCTTAATGATGGAGTAATAACTATAAAGATGTGTCATATAactaatataaatgataaatgataaatgatgTTTGACTGTGTAGATTTAACTTTATACAAGAAGGAAGTAAAGTATATCCAGAAAATATGGATCGTTTAGTTGCTTTTGGAAAGGCAATAGATACATGGGGTAGATGGGTTGATGACCACATTGATCCAAGTAAATCAAAAGTTTTTTTTCAAGGAATTTCACCTACACATTACAAGTAACTTTAACCTTTCACTTTTTAATAAAAATTCAATGTTGTCAGTTATTAACGTTTTTAATCGAGTAAATTTAAACAGTTGGACTAATATTTTCAGCGGTAGCAGTTGGGGAGAACCAAATGCACAAGCGTGTCTAGAACAAAATTTACCGATTCCGAGGCCTACGTATCCAGGAACAGCACTGGAGGCACAAGAAGTTGTGAAAAAGGGATTGAATACTATCAAAAAACCGGTAACTTTGTTAGACATAACTAACTTATCTTGGCTGCGAAAAGACGGACATCCATCCAAGTATGGGAATATAAAAAAAACTGGAAAAGATTGTAGCCATTGGTGTCTTGCTGGAGTTCCCGATACTTGGAATGTTTTGCTTTACAACCTAATGTTCGATTAACAACAAATTAAATCATAAGTTGGTTTTTGGATTTGTGTAAAAAACAAATGGTAATCTGAAGACTTCATGTTTATATGTTTGTATTATAGA is from Rutidosis leptorrhynchoides isolate AG116_Rl617_1_P2 chromosome 10, CSIRO_AGI_Rlap_v1, whole genome shotgun sequence and encodes:
- the LOC139873300 gene encoding protein trichome birefringence-like 41, with protein sequence MGFKVHQHFWFSLFLLVFVTGEKEKIGCDVFKGNWVVDKSYPLYNASTCPFIGKEFDCVKNGRPDQQYLQYRWQPHACSLSRFDGKKLLEKLRGKSIMFVGDSLSKNHWLSLLCMIHSSMPSLPYVVKVSGANGMTTYNFTDYGAEVIYHHSLYLVDIIKEKKGKVLKLDSIIDGRLWSGANYLVFNTWHWWTRRGPTQPFNFIQEGSKVYPENMDRLVAFGKAIDTWGRWVDDHIDPSKSKVFFQGISPTHYNGSSWGEPNAQACLEQNLPIPRPTYPGTALEAQEVVKKGLNTIKKPVTLLDITNLSWLRKDGHPSKYGNIKKTGKDCSHWCLAGVPDTWNVLLYNLMFD